Proteins encoded within one genomic window of Marasmius oreades isolate 03SP1 chromosome 4, whole genome shotgun sequence:
- a CDS encoding uncharacterized protein (BUSCO:EOG09263L52; CAZy:GT4), with the protein MRIAFIHPDLGIGGAERLVVDAALGLQNLGHTVHIYTSHHDPSHCFEETRDGTLTVYAIHPPFPRSLKGKFHILFAHLRQLHLISRILSQESLYDVYFVDQLSTCIPFLRSVGRTRVVFYCHFPDKLLANGELIEEKSDGEDVRFTMKKKGSLLKKAYRFPMDWLEEITTRQADCILANSKFTSRVFKSYFPSIPQQPTVVYPGINIKAYEAGISDVDLNDPEVIAISSNRPTLVSLNRFEKKKNAALAVDAFALIRSRNQNNLQNMRLVLAGGYDPRLQDNDSTLRSLITLVTTTHKLSFSLLGNKAPPSLVSHASPPESSDVIFLLDFSTSQRTALLRASSTLCLLYTPANEHFGIGPVEGLICGLPVLSSDTGGPVETLADGVGWLRPPDATVWADALEEIVLLPKGKRKEAGERGKRKAKEMFGMDVMARGIERELIRAVEMGKVPSWKGWEFLRVSVGILFGVVIAWILESWLF; encoded by the exons ATGCGAATAGCCTTCATTCATCCAGACCTGGgaatag GTGGTGCTGAACGTCTGGTTGTCGATGCAGCCCTAGGCCTGCAAAATCTTGGACACACCGTTCACATCTACACTTCTCATCACGACCCATCTCATTGCTTCGAGGAGACCAGGGATG GAACACTAACAGTCTACGCCATCCATCCACCTTTCCCTCGATCCTTGAAAGGAAAATTCCACATTCTTTTCGCTCACCTTCGCCAGTTGCATCTCATATCCCGGATTCTATCCCAAGAATCCTTATACGACGTATATTTCGTGGACCAGCTTTCGACATGTATACCCTTTCTTCGCTCTGTCGGACGAACACGCGTCGTATTCTACTGCCATTTCCCCGACAAACTCCTCGCAAATGGGGAGTTGATTGAGGAGAAATCAGATGGGGAGGACGTCAGATTCAcaatgaagaagaagggaagTTTGTTAAAGAAGGCATACCGATTTCCCATGGATTGGTTGGAAGAAATAACAACAC GACAAGCGGATTGTATACTCGCCAACTCAAAGTTCACATCCCGCGTTTTCAAGTCGTACTTTCCCTCTATACCGCAACAGCCGACAGTGGTTTATCCAGGGATAAACATCAAAGCTTACGAAGCCGGCATTTCTGACGTAGACCTCAATGATCCTGAAGTGATTGCCATCAGCTC AAATCGACCAACACTGGTATCATTAAACCGAttcgagaagaagaaaaacgcCGCCCTCGCCGTCGACGCTTTCGCCCTCATACGTTCCCGAAACCAGAACAACCTACAGAACATGCGACTAGTCCTAGCAGGTGGCTACGATCCACGACTCCAAGACAACGACAGCACCCTCAGATCCCTCATAACCCTCGTCACCACCACCCACAAGCTATCATTCTCTCTGCTCGGAAACAAAGCACCTCCTTCCCTCGTTTCACACGCTTCCCCTCCGGAATCCTCAGACGTgatcttcctcctcgactTTTCTACATCCCAACGAACGGCGTTGTTACGTGCTTCGTCGACGTTATGTCTCTTATACACACCTGCCAACGAACATTTCGGGATTGGACCTGTTGAAGGGCTTATCTGCGGATTACCTGTTTTATCTTCCGATACCGGTGGACCTGTTGAAACTCTTGCAGATGGGGTTGGGTGGTTGAGACCCCCGGATGCGACCGTGTGGGCGGATGCGTTGGAGGAGATCGTCCTTCTTCCAAAGGGGAAACGGAAGGAAGCGGGGGAAagagggaagaggaaggctAAGGAGATGTTTGGGATGGATGTTATGGCTAGGGGTATTGAGAGAGAACTGATCCGAGCTGTTGAGATGGGCAAGGTTCCGAGTTGGAAAGGTTGGGAGTTCTTGAGAGTCAGTGTAGGTATTTTGTTTGGGGTGGTGATTGCGTGGATTCTGGAGTCGTGGCTGTTTTGA